From a region of the Fischerella sp. JS2 genome:
- the nifT gene encoding putative nitrogen fixation protein NifT — protein sequence MKVMLRRNNAGNLVVYVAKKDLEEEVVKETEGSEGKIFTLANGWELAFPNLPDPLVLPQTFEAKRLA from the coding sequence ATGAAAGTGATGCTACGTAGAAATAACGCTGGTAATTTAGTTGTTTACGTTGCTAAAAAAGACCTCGAAGAAGAAGTTGTAAAAGAAACAGAAGGTTCTGAAGGAAAAATTTTTACTTTGGCGAATGGTTGGGAATTAGCCTTTCCTAATTTACCAGATCCATTAGTATTACCTCAAACCTTTGAGGCAAAACGTCTCGCATAA